The following are encoded in a window of Alphaproteobacteria bacterium genomic DNA:
- a CDS encoding dihydroxy-acid dehydratase, with translation MADSHDTKDYKLRSNAWFRQDRDGFGRRSWMKNQGRADHLFDGRPIIGICNTWSEFTPCNGHFRDIAEYVKRGVYEMGGFPLEFPVMSLSEILLRPTAMLYRNLASMDVEESIRGQPMDGVILLTGCDKTTPSLVMGAASCDIPTLVVSGGPMLNGRYKGELVGSGTHTWLFTERLKTGEMTMADLSQAEAAMSRSSGHCMTMGTASTMASMVEALGIALPSNAAIPGVDARRYALAHMAGRRIVEMVKEDLRLSKVLTKKAFENAIMVNGAIGGSTNAVVHLLAMAGRMGVDLTLDDWDRLGRDMPCLVNLMPSGKYLMEEFYYAGGIPAVISEIKHKLHLDALTVTGKTIGENNKDAKNWDTDVIFPFDKPFKPQGGIAVVKGNLAPNGAVLKPSAASPHLLKHRGRAVVFESIEDYDKRIDDPTLDVDENCIMVLKGCGPKGYPGFPEVGNFALPAKILKKGVRDMIRISDARMSGTAYGTTVLHTSPEAAAGGPIALVRDGDMIELDIPGRRLHLDVSDAELEKRRKEWTPPAPPSDRGYYKLYVDHVQQADRGADLDFLVGKSGARIVRESH, from the coding sequence ATGGCCGACAGTCACGATACGAAAGATTACAAGCTGCGTTCGAACGCGTGGTTCCGCCAGGACCGCGACGGGTTCGGCCGCCGCTCCTGGATGAAGAACCAAGGCCGCGCCGACCATCTGTTCGACGGCCGCCCGATCATCGGCATTTGCAATACCTGGTCGGAATTCACGCCCTGCAACGGCCATTTCCGCGATATCGCGGAATATGTGAAGCGCGGCGTCTACGAAATGGGCGGCTTCCCGCTGGAATTCCCGGTCATGTCGCTGTCGGAAATTCTGCTGCGCCCGACGGCGATGCTCTATCGCAATCTCGCCTCGATGGACGTGGAGGAATCGATTCGCGGTCAGCCTATGGACGGCGTGATCCTGCTCACCGGTTGCGACAAAACCACGCCGTCGCTGGTGATGGGCGCCGCGTCCTGCGATATCCCGACGTTGGTCGTCTCCGGCGGGCCGATGCTCAACGGCCGCTACAAGGGCGAACTCGTCGGCTCGGGCACGCATACTTGGCTGTTCACCGAACGCCTCAAGACCGGCGAAATGACGATGGCCGATCTCTCGCAGGCGGAAGCCGCGATGTCGCGTTCCTCCGGCCATTGCATGACGATGGGCACCGCCTCGACCATGGCGTCGATGGTCGAAGCGTTGGGCATCGCGTTGCCGAGCAACGCCGCCATTCCGGGCGTCGACGCGCGCCGCTATGCGCTCGCGCATATGGCGGGACGGCGGATCGTCGAGATGGTGAAGGAAGATCTTCGCCTGTCGAAGGTGCTGACCAAGAAGGCGTTCGAGAACGCGATCATGGTCAACGGCGCCATCGGCGGCTCGACCAACGCGGTCGTCCATCTTCTCGCCATGGCGGGCCGTATGGGTGTGGATCTCACGCTCGACGATTGGGATCGCCTAGGCCGCGATATGCCCTGCCTCGTCAATCTGATGCCGTCGGGCAAGTATTTGATGGAGGAGTTCTACTACGCCGGCGGCATTCCGGCGGTGATCTCCGAGATCAAACACAAACTGCATCTCGACGCGCTGACGGTCACCGGCAAGACGATCGGCGAGAACAACAAAGACGCCAAAAATTGGGACACGGACGTGATCTTCCCGTTCGACAAGCCGTTCAAGCCCCAAGGCGGCATCGCCGTCGTGAAGGGCAATCTCGCCCCCAACGGTGCCGTCTTGAAGCCGTCGGCCGCCAGCCCCCATCTGCTCAAACATCGCGGCCGCGCGGTCGTGTTCGAATCGATCGAGGATTACGACAAGCGCATCGACGATCCCACTCTCGACGTCGACGAGAATTGCATCATGGTGCTGAAGGGCTGCGGGCCGAAGGGCTATCCGGGCTTCCCGGAAGTCGGCAATTTCGCACTGCCCGCCAAGATCCTGAAAAAAGGCGTGCGCGACATGATCCGCATTTCCGATGCGCGCATGTCGGGCACGGCTTACGGCACGACTGTGCTGCACACCTCGCCCGAAGCCGCCGCCGGCGGGCCGATCGCGCTGGTGCGCGACGGCGACATGATCGAGCTGGATATCCCGGGCCGGCGTCTGCATCTCGACGTGTCGGATGCCGAGCTTGAAAAGCGCCGCAAGGAGTGGACGCCGCCCGCGCCGCCCAGCGATCGCGGCTATTACAAGCTCTATGTCGATCACGTGCAGCAGGCCGATCGCGGCGCCGATCTCGACTTCCTGGTCGGAAAGTCGGGTGCCCGGATCGTGCGCGAAAGCCACTAA